AATGAGGATAATGTTTAAAGGAGGCAGGCTGCGTATCCCAATCCAAAAAAGATTTTTGGTTAGCAACCCACTGTGGAGTTAATAGAGTTTGCTCACGCACTTCGAAGTTGTAAGAATACGTCACGGTTACTCGTCAGTTCTATAGCGCTAAAACCGTCTTCATTATGGAGTTTGGTATCTGCACCGAGACTGAGAAGCATTTTGACACACTCAACGCGTGAAGCGGAAGCAGCATACATCAATGCCGTTGTCCCCTCTTCATTGGTATCGTTGATATCGGCTCCTGATTCAACCAAGAGACGGATGACCTCGGGAGAATTGGCATAACAGGCATTAAACAATACACCGTTAAAGTCATTGTTGATTGCATATAGGTCCGCTCCGGCTTCGATTAGCCTAGATACCATCATTGCATTTCCCTGCAATGATGCAAGCAACAGAGGCGTATTCCCGTTAAAACCGCGATATTCGATATCGTCCGGATGAAACCCATGATCATGAAGCCATGTAATGTATTGCTCTACCATGATATCCCCCTAAATATTAGACACCCATCCAATTTTCGTGGTCGTGCCCTTTTTTCTTAAAATTGGCAGCTTTATCAACCGCTTCGATGCATTTGTCATAATCGACTTCATCTGTAATTTCTGCAACGACTTCTTTATAACTGATCATCCCTTCCTGATCGATTACAAATACTGCGCGTGCAAGTCTGTCTTTGAGTTTTCCCTCGGTGATTAGAAGACCGAATTTTTTTGCAAAATCACGATTCGTATCGATAACGACATCAGCTCCGTCAATTCCTTCACGTGTGACAAAATCGTTCACAAATTCGGCATCATCTGTTGTAACCATGACAGTTTTGAGCTTTTTAAATTGTTTTATAAGGTCATTGAACTTTTTAGCACCCAATGAACACACTTCGGTTTTAAGCGATGGGATTGCAATTAACAGCTGTGCCGTCGGAGCGATCATTCCGATGACATTCTGGCTGCCGTCTAAGTTTGTAACGCGTGCCGCAGGGGCTTCACGCCATATTGTCATCTCTTTTCCCTCTAACGCTGTAGGTGTTCCGTGAACGGTAATTTGCATTTTGTCTCCTTATTGGATCATTTTGATAATCCAGTGCAAAAACAGTTCTATAAATTGTTTATTTTTTGTTCACATGAATGTACGTTCATTGTCGCGATTTGTACTACAATACTAAATATCTTAACATATAGAGAAAAGATTTTGAAATGATGACGTTTGATGCGAATATACCAAATCGTGAAGAGTGCAATACCTGTGCGCTTACCTTTGCGTATAAAGAGATTAATCTACTTTATGAAGTTGCCGTTACGCTTACCAGCACGATCGATATTAATGAAAATATCGAAAAAGCGATGCGCCGACTCAAACAGCATGGATATTTAGAGCGTTGCGCATTGTTTCGAAAAAAAGAGGATGTAGACGAACTTGAATTGCTGGCATCCATCGATCTTGAGCCTTATCAGAAAAAAATGGCTTCGTACCGATTCGGTGAAGGTGCAACCGGTTTGGCCGCTAAGAGTCGTGAACCGATCGTAATCGAAAATATCCATAACAATATCAATTACCTCAATAAAATGGGGAATATTTCGACACAGATGGTCTCGTATGTTGCCGTACCGCTGTTGCAAGATGATGAGGTTATCGGTGTAATTTCTGCCAATATCGGGAAAAAAAGCCCTCTGAATTTTGATGAGATCGTCCGAATGCTCACCATCGTCGGATCTCTTTTTGTAGGTTCCCTCAAAGTCCAGCAAACGATTACGAAAGAAAAAGAATCATTGACGGAACTGAAAACCTACTACAAAGAAGAGATGCAAAAAGATTATAAATTTGAAAATATTGTTGGACGTTCTACCCGTATGCAACAGGTCTTTTCGATGATTAATACCGTTGCACCGACTGATGCGACGATATTGATCCGCGGGGAAACAGGAACCGGTAAAGAGTTGATCGCAACCGCGATTCACAATCTCAGTCGTCGACAAAACGGGCCGTTTATTAAACTGAATTGTGCCGCCATCAGTGAAACCCTTCTCGAGTCTGAGCTCTTCGGTCATGAAAAAGGGGCTTTTACGGATGCTCGTGAGATGCGTAAAGGACGATTTGAGTTGGCAGATGGAGGTACATTGTTTCTGGATGAAATCGGAGATATTACACCATCGCTTCAAGTAAAACTGCTCCGTATTCTTCAAGAACAGGAATTCGAACGGGTCGGTGGAAATAAAACGATCAAAACCAATGTCCGTCTGGTTGCCGCAACAAACCGTAATTTGGAGGAGATGGTACGAAAAGGCGAGTTCCGTGAGGACTTGTTTTATCGTTTGAATGTTATCCCTATCAATCTTCCGCCATTACGTGAACGATATGAAGACGTCAAACTGTTGATCGAACATTATCTAAACCGTTTTATGAAAGAACATCGAAAAACGATGCATTTTACAAAAGGTGCGATGGAGCTTCTTTTGGATTATCCATGGCCCGGAAATATCCGAGAACTTCAAAATACGATGGAGCGTATTGTATTGATTTGTCCGGATGGTGAAATCCAGCCAGAGATGTTAAGTCATGTTCTTCCGTTTAATTATCAAAAACTTTATATGCAGCAGCCTGAAGTACCTGTTGCAATGATGGCACCTGCTCCAACGTATGCAGCTGCGCCGAGTACACCCCCTCCTCCAGCACCCGGTGGGCCGGTTACACGAAAAAGCCTTCAAGAGCTGGAAAAAGAATCTATCATACAGGCATTGATCGATTCGCACGGAATTCAGACAAAAGCGGCGCGGGCATTAGGTATGAGTGCTCGACAAATCGGGTATAAAATCAAACAATACGGGATAGAAATTTAAGAAATTTCCATCCTGACTGTATTTTTGCCATCGACTTTTGCACGATAAAGTGCTTTATCTGCCCGTTCAATTACCTGCTCAAGGCTATCGGTCGGATAGATCGCAGTCATTCCAAAACTGCAAGTAACGTGTACGCTCGTTGTAAAACTGTGTTGATCAATGGTTTGACGAATATGTTCAGCAATATTCATGACACTCATAGGATCCGGATATTGCAGTAATATTGTAAATTCTTCTCCGCCCCAGCGAATAAATATATCAGATTTACGAATTGATTGGCTGACTAATTTCGTCAACTCTTTTAGGACCGAGTCACCGACGACATGACCGAATGTGTCATTAATGGTTTTGAAATTATCAATATCAAACATCAGTAAAAACAAGGTTACATCGAAACGCTCGCCAAGACTTTGATGTGCTTGAAAAATCTCCTCAAATAATCGACGGTTCCCGATACCGGTTAGAGAGTCAGTCGTTGCCAATTTCAATAAACTACGTTCATTTTCTCCTGCTAAACCCAACATGGAATGGATGATATTATGCTCATGTTTAATCAAAGGGGTAAGTTGTGTATAACATAACGACAATAAATGACGCCGATCCATCACGCCGATTACAACTTGCTTTTCATTTATAGCTACAATTTTGTCATATTCAGCTTGGGACATTTCGTCTAATACATCCGCAATTGACATAGAACAATAAAACGTTTTAACCGGTGAACTCATGATCTCTCTAGCTGGTCGTGTAAGATTATCGCAGTTCTTAAGAGAATGAACCATGTCTTTTAGGGTAATAATGCCGATCGGTTTTGTTTCATGAAGGATAATTACGACATCTGCTGGGTTGGTTGTGAAATAATTAAATATTTCTTGAAGAAGTACGTGATCATTAAAAAAACGAACACTATGATTTTGTGAAAATATATGGCCTATCGGCGTCATATGGGATACCGATAAGTCCTTGGAAATCAAACTCATTGGATTAGATATCACTTTGAATATTGCAGTGATATACAAATTTCATAAATTCAGGTGCTTGTGTTTGCAAAATTTTCATATTTTTGAAATATTGCTTCAACGGAATTCCATAAAGACGTTTGAAATCATTCAAAAAATGGGATTGGTCATAATAGCCGCTTTCTCTCACACTCATAGAATCGTAGTTGTTTTCATATAAGGATTGAATCATTTTTTTACGTTTGACGGTCATGATATAAGTGGAAAGATTAATGCCGAGATATTTTTTAAAATAACGTCGTAACGTACTTTCAGAAATATTAAATTCTTTTGCAATGACACCGGACACATTTGTCGGAAGGTGCGAAAAATGTGTATTGATATATTGAATGATTTGTTGAGTTGTAAGATAGGATTGTTTCAGACTCTCTTCACTGCTGATAATACTATCAATCATCTGAACGTATTTGTCACCTTTTTGATTGACAACACAATCTTTATCGATGGATGAACGGGGAACAATCGTATCGATCATAGATGAAACAGGCACATCGGTTAACTTGAACATACCACATGACTTTAAACGGATAATGGTCAATTTTTTAGCAGTATTTTTAAATATGATGTTTATCTTAGGGGGATGGGTAAATTTACCACAGACTAAATCACTGTTAAACTCATGGATTTTGCCATTGATCTCAAAAGAAATAACAGCGCAATTGTCATTCAATATAATATGTTCATGGACAGAAGGTGCGCCGATAAATTGGAATTTATCATCTTCTTTATAAGACTTAAGCGGAAGATGAAAGATAGAATCAATAAAAGGGCTTTCGTGGCAAATAATATTCATTTAATGTAAATCCTTTTGAATGCGGTAATAATAAAGCACGGAAGGATAAATGTCTTGTAAAATTCCGT
This genomic window from Sulfuricurvum sp. contains:
- a CDS encoding AraC family transcriptional regulator → MNIICHESPFIDSIFHLPLKSYKEDDKFQFIGAPSVHEHIILNDNCAVISFEINGKIHEFNSDLVCGKFTHPPKINIIFKNTAKKLTIIRLKSCGMFKLTDVPVSSMIDTIVPRSSIDKDCVVNQKGDKYVQMIDSIISSEESLKQSYLTTQQIIQYINTHFSHLPTNVSGVIAKEFNISESTLRRYFKKYLGINLSTYIMTVKRKKMIQSLYENNYDSMSVRESGYYDQSHFLNDFKRLYGIPLKQYFKNMKILQTQAPEFMKFVYHCNIQSDI
- a CDS encoding ankyrin repeat domain-containing protein, whose protein sequence is MVEQYITWLHDHGFHPDDIEYRGFNGNTPLLLASLQGNAMMVSRLIEAGADLYAINNDFNGVLFNACYANSPEVIRLLVESGADINDTNEEGTTALMYAASASRVECVKMLLSLGADTKLHNEDGFSAIELTSNRDVFLQLRSA
- a CDS encoding diguanylate cyclase, with amino-acid sequence MSSPVKTFYCSMSIADVLDEMSQAEYDKIVAINEKQVVIGVMDRRHLLSLCYTQLTPLIKHEHNIIHSMLGLAGENERSLLKLATTDSLTGIGNRRLFEEIFQAHQSLGERFDVTLFLLMFDIDNFKTINDTFGHVVGDSVLKELTKLVSQSIRKSDIFIRWGGEEFTILLQYPDPMSVMNIAEHIRQTIDQHSFTTSVHVTCSFGMTAIYPTDSLEQVIERADKALYRAKVDGKNTVRMEIS
- a CDS encoding redoxin family protein translates to MQITVHGTPTALEGKEMTIWREAPAARVTNLDGSQNVIGMIAPTAQLLIAIPSLKTEVCSLGAKKFNDLIKQFKKLKTVMVTTDDAEFVNDFVTREGIDGADVVIDTNRDFAKKFGLLITEGKLKDRLARAVFVIDQEGMISYKEVVAEITDEVDYDKCIEAVDKAANFKKKGHDHENWMGV
- the nifA gene encoding nif-specific transcriptional activator NifA; translation: MMTFDANIPNREECNTCALTFAYKEINLLYEVAVTLTSTIDINENIEKAMRRLKQHGYLERCALFRKKEDVDELELLASIDLEPYQKKMASYRFGEGATGLAAKSREPIVIENIHNNINYLNKMGNISTQMVSYVAVPLLQDDEVIGVISANIGKKSPLNFDEIVRMLTIVGSLFVGSLKVQQTITKEKESLTELKTYYKEEMQKDYKFENIVGRSTRMQQVFSMINTVAPTDATILIRGETGTGKELIATAIHNLSRRQNGPFIKLNCAAISETLLESELFGHEKGAFTDAREMRKGRFELADGGTLFLDEIGDITPSLQVKLLRILQEQEFERVGGNKTIKTNVRLVAATNRNLEEMVRKGEFREDLFYRLNVIPINLPPLRERYEDVKLLIEHYLNRFMKEHRKTMHFTKGAMELLLDYPWPGNIRELQNTMERIVLICPDGEIQPEMLSHVLPFNYQKLYMQQPEVPVAMMAPAPTYAAAPSTPPPPAPGGPVTRKSLQELEKESIIQALIDSHGIQTKAARALGMSARQIGYKIKQYGIEI